The sequence ACCTGTTGAGGTAAATGTTAATTTTCCATGCTTTACACCTCTCGAACCGATAATTCGATTCGCTATATCTGAAATCGTAGAATATCTTCCCTTAAGTATAATAACTTCTAAACAATTATCATGATCAAGATGTACATGTAAGTTAGAGTGTATGTACTTAAAATTATCATGTTGAAGATCAATTAATCTATCACTTATCTCTCTCACATGATGGT comes from Candidatus Neomarinimicrobiota bacterium and encodes:
- the nikR gene encoding nickel-responsive transcriptional regulator NikR, with the translated sequence MSELIRFGVSLPKDLLEKFDKEIQGKGYTNRSEAIRDLIREFLVKQEIDQDMEVVGTLTIVYDHHVREISDRLIDLQHDNFKYIHSNLHVHLDHDNCLEVIILKGRYSTISDIANRIIGSRGVKHGKLTFTSTGKMLPGV